From a single Sediminibacterium sp. KACHI17 genomic region:
- a CDS encoding TIM barrel protein yields MNTTRRSFLKNTGFAAAAVALLPNSLLAAGNIKMLTGVQLYSVREAMRKDPLGTLKALSDMGYRYVEHANYVNRKFYGYTAKEFKKILADLGMQMPSGHTVMGKQHWDAGKKEFTDLWKYTVEDAAEVGQELVISPWLDADLRKTLDEMLAYMEVFNKSGELCKAAGMRFGYHNHDFEFTAKLNGMTVYDIILKNTDPSLVVQQLDMGNLYHTGVNALEIVHNYPGRFVSVHVKDETKTADGKSFESTILGKGVANTKAITDLCKSKGGTLHFIIEQEAYQGVDPIECVRQDLAVMKQWGY; encoded by the coding sequence ATGAATACAACAAGAAGATCCTTTCTGAAAAACACAGGTTTTGCTGCAGCAGCAGTTGCATTATTACCCAACAGCCTATTAGCCGCTGGCAATATCAAAATGCTGACAGGTGTTCAGTTGTATTCTGTGCGTGAAGCGATGCGTAAAGATCCGTTGGGCACTTTGAAAGCCTTGTCTGACATGGGCTATCGCTATGTTGAACATGCCAACTATGTGAATCGAAAGTTTTATGGATACACAGCTAAAGAATTCAAAAAGATATTAGCTGATCTTGGTATGCAAATGCCCAGCGGACATACCGTTATGGGTAAACAACATTGGGATGCCGGTAAAAAAGAATTTACAGACCTCTGGAAATATACCGTTGAAGATGCAGCTGAAGTTGGACAAGAGCTGGTGATCAGTCCATGGTTAGATGCTGATCTTCGCAAGACGCTGGATGAGATGTTGGCATACATGGAAGTCTTCAACAAGAGTGGCGAGCTCTGTAAAGCTGCAGGCATGCGTTTCGGTTATCATAACCACGATTTTGAATTTACAGCCAAACTCAATGGCATGACCGTATATGATATCATCTTAAAAAATACGGATCCATCTTTAGTGGTACAACAATTAGACATGGGTAACCTGTACCATACTGGTGTAAATGCATTAGAAATTGTACATAACTATCCCGGACGTTTTGTTTCTGTACACGTAAAGGATGAGACCAAAACAGCTGATGGTAAATCATTTGAAAGTACCATACTTGGAAAAGGTGTAGCCAATACCAAAGCCATTACTGACCTCTGCAAATCAAAAGGAGGAACCCTTCATTTTATCATTGAGCAAGAAGCTTATCAAGGCGTGGATCCTATTGAATGTGTAAGACAAGATTTAGCAGTGATGAAGCAGTGGGGGTATTGA
- a CDS encoding glycosyltransferase family 39 protein has protein sequence MEYPFQPMLLVNPILPYDYTHWWSNNIWVHKQPLFMWQMALSMKIFGISELTFRIPSIIMGSLMILLAHRIAWLFSNQNQRISTLVAVMMTFSCFQIKTIAGIQTTDHNDIAHQFYILCSLWAFAEYLKEPTMKWAFWMGCFAGAAILNKWLTGLLVFLGWAFLIVVFKEFRNKKSVLHFSWALFICFIVFIPWQIYIHTAFPKEAAYELTYNTQHLSKALEGHSGTWYYYLHLFDQYFGYFIYWLILPGILFTLKDKLLNTKLARALTINFLFTFIFFSFIVQTKMESFFFFVAPIGFIYVAVVIDKVLNFERFKYLFPITAIVTALGIMNIQFYTGYFSKENTDRNKRIENARVYKDLSKYIDADTKVVINMNSHDDKNVMFYNPSITAYHWWPSKADMEKLLSQRIKVAAFRDHDQYVLPDYVRQYPYLQIIEVNLFSFE, from the coding sequence ATGGAGTATCCATTTCAGCCCATGCTTTTGGTTAACCCAATACTTCCGTATGATTATACCCATTGGTGGTCGAATAATATTTGGGTTCATAAGCAGCCATTATTTATGTGGCAAATGGCACTGAGCATGAAGATTTTTGGAATTTCAGAATTGACATTTCGGATTCCTAGTATAATAATGGGGAGTCTTATGATATTACTTGCACATAGAATTGCATGGTTATTTTCCAACCAAAATCAACGAATAAGTACACTCGTAGCTGTCATGATGACGTTCTCTTGCTTTCAGATTAAAACGATAGCAGGCATACAAACAACAGATCATAATGATATTGCTCATCAATTTTATATTTTATGTAGTCTTTGGGCTTTTGCTGAATATCTCAAAGAACCTACTATGAAATGGGCTTTTTGGATGGGCTGCTTTGCCGGGGCTGCTATACTCAATAAATGGTTAACGGGTTTATTAGTATTTCTTGGATGGGCATTTTTAATTGTAGTATTTAAAGAATTCCGAAATAAAAAATCTGTACTTCATTTTTCATGGGCGCTTTTTATCTGCTTTATTGTTTTTATTCCATGGCAGATATATATTCATACGGCATTTCCTAAAGAAGCTGCCTATGAGCTTACATACAATACGCAACACTTGTCAAAAGCTTTAGAAGGACATAGCGGCACCTGGTATTATTATCTCCATTTATTTGATCAGTATTTCGGCTATTTCATATACTGGCTGATATTGCCGGGAATACTATTTACTTTGAAAGACAAGCTTTTGAATACAAAGTTAGCCCGCGCATTGACGATCAACTTTCTGTTCACATTTATCTTTTTTTCTTTTATTGTGCAAACAAAAATGGAAAGCTTTTTCTTTTTTGTGGCACCTATCGGGTTCATTTATGTTGCAGTTGTGATTGATAAAGTCTTGAATTTTGAAAGATTTAAATACTTATTTCCTATTACAGCTATCGTAACAGCTTTGGGGATTATGAATATTCAGTTTTACACGGGATACTTTTCAAAAGAAAATACAGATAGAAATAAGCGTATCGAGAATGCAAGGGTATATAAAGATTTGTCTAAATACATAGATGCTGATACCAAAGTAGTGATCAATATGAATAGTCATGACGATAAAAACGTTATGTTTTACAATCCATCAATCACTGCGTATCATTGGTGGCCATCTAAAGCAGATATGGAAAAACTCTTATCTCAAAGAATAAAAGTGGCAGCTTTCCGTGATCATGATCAATATGTATTACCCGATTATGTGCGGCAATATCCATATCTACAAATTATTGAAGTAAATCTTTTTTCTTTTGAATAG